One window of Hyphomicrobiales bacterium genomic DNA carries:
- a CDS encoding TadE/TadG family type IV pilus assembly protein — protein MFTSNSFRKFLRNERGSNAVEFALLALPFFGLILGIIQLGLVFLANQSLDSAVDTVAREIRTGQIRSNAIGIDTFRASICDNAPIIIGCEGVLEISVQSFPSIEDTTTTTLFVDNSPIITGDYETGNGGDVVVISAAVSIPIIAGSLFGAGDGSGRSRLTASLVFTNENFADLASANGG, from the coding sequence ATGTTTACTTCAAACAGTTTCAGGAAGTTTCTGCGGAATGAACGGGGATCAAATGCAGTAGAGTTCGCTCTATTAGCTTTGCCATTTTTTGGTTTGATTTTGGGTATAATTCAGCTTGGTCTTGTTTTCCTAGCTAACCAATCCTTAGATTCAGCAGTCGATACGGTAGCGCGTGAAATTAGAACGGGGCAGATCCGTTCTAACGCTATTGGGATAGACACATTCCGAGCTTCAATATGCGATAATGCTCCAATCATAATCGGCTGCGAAGGTGTTCTCGAAATTTCGGTTCAATCTTTCCCATCGATTGAAGACACGACAACAACAACATTGTTCGTCGACAATTCACCTATCATTACGGGTGACTATGAAACCGGTAACGGTGGTGACGTGGTTGTGATCAGTGCTGCCGTATCTATTCCGATCATAGCGGGCAGTTTGTTCGGCGCTGGCGACGGCAGCGGGCGATCACGATTGACAGCAAGTCTTGTATTCACAAATGAAAACTTTGCTGACCTTGCATCAGCAAATGGCGGGTAA
- a CDS encoding TadE/TadG family type IV pilus assembly protein → MEKTGVFKPLNKLSAIGQSRTGVAAVEFALVIPFIIVLFLASVDAVFALTAKRKVAVATHSIADLSARAQNLADDQISAIADLGRLILTPFDASQARILITGAEVLPTGNQAIVRWSRLSIDPNATNSSQSIGGTIVPTGASNSLSALNDDEIINLDANLSPGTFLVQTAIELPYSTFFQFLERQFNDGMLFTLSDRAYSQSRSGTEITNLDL, encoded by the coding sequence ATGGAAAAGACAGGCGTTTTTAAACCTTTGAATAAACTGAGTGCTATTGGTCAATCACGAACGGGCGTGGCTGCAGTGGAATTTGCACTGGTCATTCCGTTTATCATCGTTCTATTTTTGGCAAGTGTCGATGCCGTATTCGCACTAACAGCGAAACGCAAAGTGGCTGTTGCGACCCATTCTATTGCAGACCTATCAGCCCGCGCACAAAACCTCGCTGATGATCAGATTTCTGCCATCGCAGATTTGGGTCGCCTGATTCTAACGCCATTCGACGCGTCGCAAGCTCGCATTTTAATTACCGGTGCTGAAGTGTTACCTACTGGTAATCAAGCTATCGTGCGCTGGAGTCGTCTCTCTATAGACCCAAATGCTACTAACAGCTCACAGAGTATTGGGGGAACCATTGTTCCGACTGGGGCAAGCAACTCCTTGAGCGCATTAAATGATGATGAGATCATCAATCTGGATGCAAACCTTAGCCCGGGAACGTTTTTGGTCCAAACAGCGATTGAATTGCCTTACAGCACGTTCTTCCAGTTTTTGGAGCGTCAGTTTAACGATGGAATGCTCTTTACTTTAAGCGATCGAGCCTATTCACAATCGAGATCAGGAACAGAAATTACCAATCTGGACCTTTAA
- a CDS encoding PhnD/SsuA/transferrin family substrate-binding protein — protein MIPSRLLSLLVASCLVTSGSSLAQTLNEPQSKALTDTIEVITSDGVDDQTIIDSETTSSIEVISNWRDSFGVLTVGYLIQGDQQRQRRKMEAFRRALERATGLRVLFRPAKTLEQLITMQISRRIQYAMHSASSYVSTQVRCKCLEPIAAPTDWQGARGVYAVILAPYDGDVRGLNDLKGRRLAVPKAPATITRMLPFKKLKESGFDKEGDLGTVIDVDHPIAGWQKIQAQEADAVIGWSTLQGDFQVGYSGGTLDHLFNQTGLAKSTDVRVIWQSDLVPHGPHTIRSDAPTELKKLLNDFLLSVHEKNTYAYDAVSPRLSGGFAAISDKDYYALTRLALPEIDKDDSPLKGPDW, from the coding sequence ATGATACCTAGTCGCCTTCTTTCTCTCCTTGTTGCATCATGCTTGGTGACAAGCGGATCAAGCTTGGCGCAAACTCTCAATGAGCCTCAAAGCAAGGCGCTAACAGACACGATCGAAGTGATCACCAGCGATGGTGTGGATGATCAGACAATTATTGATAGTGAAACCACCTCAAGCATTGAGGTTATCAGCAATTGGCGTGATTCATTCGGGGTTTTGACTGTCGGCTATCTCATTCAAGGAGATCAGCAACGTCAACGCCGTAAAATGGAAGCATTCAGGCGCGCCCTTGAGCGTGCAACGGGACTGCGTGTCCTCTTTCGTCCGGCCAAAACGCTGGAACAGCTTATAACCATGCAGATTAGTCGCCGCATTCAATATGCGATGCATTCCGCATCTTCTTATGTGTCCACACAAGTGCGCTGCAAATGCTTAGAGCCAATTGCGGCACCAACCGACTGGCAAGGTGCGCGCGGTGTTTATGCCGTTATTCTTGCTCCTTATGATGGTGACGTGCGTGGATTGAATGATTTAAAAGGGCGCCGCCTTGCCGTGCCCAAAGCACCTGCAACCATTACGCGGATGTTGCCATTTAAAAAGCTAAAGGAGTCGGGTTTCGATAAAGAAGGTGACCTTGGCACTGTAATCGACGTTGATCACCCTATTGCTGGGTGGCAAAAGATACAGGCGCAAGAAGCTGATGCGGTTATTGGTTGGTCGACGCTTCAAGGTGATTTTCAGGTTGGTTATTCAGGCGGCACACTGGACCATTTATTCAATCAGACGGGGCTTGCTAAAAGCACGGACGTGCGCGTGATATGGCAATCTGATTTGGTGCCACATGGCCCGCATACCATTCGAAGTGATGCACCAACAGAATTGAAAAAATTACTCAATGACTTTCTCTTGTCCGTACACGAGAAAAACACGTACGCCTATGATGCCGTGTCCCCGCGTTTATCCGGTGGCTTCGCCGCAATTTCAGACAAAGATTATTATGCTTTGACGCGATTGGCTCTGCCTGAAATCGACAAAGATGATAGTCCGCTTAAAGGTCCAGATTGGTAA